The sequence AGTACCGATTCCCGGTTAATAATCCGGGAACATGTTTACATGCTGGCGACCCCTAAAATCCACGATGAATTGTATTGTAATACATTGATTATAAATAGAATATATAATTATTGCTGGTGATTTTTAACCCCGTTGAAAAGCCCCGCGGTCACAACCGGTTTTCGGAAAAAGAATGGGTGCTGTCCGGGCGAGCCGAAGGCACGTAAGTTCACACATTCCCGAAAAACGGGCAGTGAACGGGGAAAAAGGCTTTTCACGGGGTGCCCTTTCCTTGGTTACTTCCTTTGGGCGCGCAAAGGAAGTAACATATAAAAAGTGTTCTTAAAAAAATGGGGGGTTGCCACCCGATTTACTTGCCCTTGACAGCAATAAAACAATACATTTCATTTTCAGGCGTGTGAAAACGACATTTTTCACCGCCCTCTCAATCAGGCTTTGCAATTCTGGGAAACTTCACATTTCCTCCCTGGAGAACCACATGCACAAGTCCTTGTACGCGTTGGTATTCCTTTACCTCTGTGTCTTTTCACCTGCCGCGGCGGAGGAAAAGAGCGCCGCAGTTCATGTCTCGCCGGACCACGCGGATTATTTTTACTCCGTGGGAGACAGCGCAGTGTTCAGTATCACACTGAAATATGAAGGCCCGGCTTCTTCCACTCGCCTGCATTACCGTTTCAGCGAGGATAACACCCGTTTCATGGAGGACATCACACTCGAACGCCCGTCAAAAGAAATCATCCTGAAACACGGACTGGAACACCCGGGCTTCCTGCGTCTGGACCTCTCTCTTTTCAGCGGTGCAGATACGGTACAGGTGTCCACGGCGGTCGGTTTCTCGGTGGATGAAATCCGCCCGACCAACAACCTGCCCGGGGACTGGCGTTCGTTCTGGCAGCAGGGCTTGGGCGAGGTCTACCGTGTACCGATGGATCCGCAGGTGAGCCTCTGGAAAGAACAGGAATCCGGAGTGAAACGCTACCTGGTGAGTCTGGCCAATATCGAGGGCTCGCGCATTTACGGCTGGATGACAATACCGGATGGCCCGGGGCCATTCCCGGCTCTGGTCTACATCCAGGGCGCTCCGGGGGGAATCGAAGAGTACCAGACCGATCCGCAGACCAACTATGCCCGCCGTGGCATGATCGTGCTCGCGATCAATCCGCACGGGATCGAGCTGGGGCGCGAGGAAAGCTTTTACCGCCTGCTGATGTCCCGTCACATCCCGGGCGATGGCGCCAGCCTGGGTGTCGATGATCCCTACCGCTACTATTTTCGCCGTGTGGTGCTGGGTGCAATCCGCTCGTTCGATTACCTCTGTTCGCGGGAGGACGTGGACACCGCACGGCTGGCAGTGGCGGGAGCGAGCCAGGGCGGCGGCTTGAGTCTTCTTACCGCTGCGGTGGACCATCGGGTCATGGCGGTGACGGTGCATGTACCCGCGATGTGCGATTTTACCGGCGTACTCCATGAGAGACCCGCCGGATGGCCCTGGCTGTTGGGCCGCAGAAGCAGCAGTGGCAAGGACGAACGCGTAGTGCGTACCTGCGCCTATTTCGATGCTGCGCTTGCCGCCTCGCAGATCCGGGTCCCGGCCTTTTTCACGGTCAGTTTCCTGGACCAATCCTGCCCGCCCACGACTGTTTATTCGGCCTTTAACAGCTTGCGCGGCCCCCGCGAAATCAAATATTTCCCGGACACAACTCATCCGGAGAGTTTCACCGGGGCGAACGACAGCCTGATGGTCGATAAGCTGGAGGCACTGTTCAGGGAGATGAAGAACAAGTAATAATCAAGGCGGCAAATTTCAAAACAGGAGTGATTTGAGGGCTTTTTCAGTAGCCTGTACTGTTTATTATCCTCTTGAAAAGCCCATGGTTCTTAAACTGCCGATTGTCCCGCTTAAAAAAACCAGCGCGCGTAAAAACCAGCCCCTGTCGGAAGGCTGCCGAATTCCGATCTCATGGTGATGCCGTCTGCTCTTACGGTGTTTTTTTCGCCGGCGCCGATCCATCCGTAGAGGCTTATATCGGCGTTGTTCCCCGCGCTAACGGTAAGCATGGGCTGCCAGAGCGTCGAGCCGTCCACAAGGTTTATGAGACCTGCGCAGTCGGCGTTCACGAGCGGGTGAAGCTGACGGTGGAGGGTTACGAGTCCGTACCCTGCGGATGCGAGGAACGCCCATCCTTCGCGGAACGGCGCATCCTGATACACAAAAGCGAGATCCCCGGGGTCACGGACGCCGAAGTCCTGAAACATGAGTGCACCGCCCATTTTTATCTTCGAGGGCAGGTTGAAATCAACACCGGCGACACCCGAGAATGCCGCTTCCGACCAGCCGCCGCGCCAGGCTTCCTCGTTTTTCTTGCGTTCGAACAGGGCAAGCTCGCCCCAGATGCCGTAATCGCCGACTCCGCCTTCCCAGCCGATGCCGCCGAATCCGCGCTTCCGGAAACGTC is a genomic window of bacterium containing:
- a CDS encoding acetylxylan esterase; translation: MHKSLYALVFLYLCVFSPAAAEEKSAAVHVSPDHADYFYSVGDSAVFSITLKYEGPASSTRLHYRFSEDNTRFMEDITLERPSKEIILKHGLEHPGFLRLDLSLFSGADTVQVSTAVGFSVDEIRPTNNLPGDWRSFWQQGLGEVYRVPMDPQVSLWKEQESGVKRYLVSLANIEGSRIYGWMTIPDGPGPFPALVYIQGAPGGIEEYQTDPQTNYARRGMIVLAINPHGIELGREESFYRLLMSRHIPGDGASLGVDDPYRYYFRRVVLGAIRSFDYLCSREDVDTARLAVAGASQGGGLSLLTAAVDHRVMAVTVHVPAMCDFTGVLHERPAGWPWLLGRRSSSGKDERVVRTCAYFDAALAASQIRVPAFFTVSFLDQSCPPTTVYSAFNSLRGPREIKYFPDTTHPESFTGANDSLMVDKLEALFREMKNK